A section of the Arcobacter roscoffensis genome encodes:
- the dnaB gene encoding replicative DNA helicase, with protein MDSVYSINIERAVLSSILFNPDELEEILGVLKAKDFYLPAHQKIYEVMIKLHEEDMPIDEEFIRKRLDQKEVDDSILIEILSANPITNTIAYVREIKDGSIKRELSTLATTIKKVAIEEEIPANDALDTIQGELYKISTDSATTELKDMEHITSDTLSYIKRMKELGNTHLIGETTGFDALDRRTTGLNEGDLVIIAARPAMGKCLAKGTKVLMYDGSLKNVEDVKVGDKLMGDDSHPRNVLSTTTGKEQMYWVRQNKGIDYRVNESHILSLKRSRTEGPHKNGDILNINVKEYLEKSDKFKSNYKGYKVPVDFKENDTVLDPYFLGLWLGDGASRKPAIYTEDKEIIDYLDFYAKSLNLKLKEYIAEGKCPEYSIRNEGKVDGKTTFSLEGLLRKENLLENKHIPKNYLINSKQKRLELLAGLLDSDGHYDKAANGFEITQKDESLAKDIKFLCDSLGFRTSLIEKEASIKDIDYKCQVFRVRIFGNIDIIPTKIERKKAKEWTCNRTWNQTGITIEKDIVDDYYGFEIDGNKLFLLEDMTVTHNTAVVLNMALANVEANRGVIFFSLEMPAEQLMLRMLAAKTSIPLQNLRKGDLDDNQWSNLSSAFDDLNTKKLFVDDGGSININQLRARVRKLAQNDDNNISMVVIDYLQLMQGTGNKDRHQEVSDISRGLKMLAREMKIPIVALSQLNRGLENRPDKRPMLSDLRESGAIEQDADIIMFVYRDDVYKQRDEARKEKEAKDKGEEYKSNFVDKPVEEAEIIIGKQRNGPIGTVKLDFHKALTKFVDKPDDSHHHGAPVEVVFENVADTEKETNMDMPDIL; from the coding sequence ATGGATAGTGTATATAGTATAAATATAGAAAGAGCTGTATTAAGTTCTATTTTATTTAATCCAGATGAGTTAGAAGAGATTTTAGGGGTTTTAAAAGCAAAAGACTTTTATCTTCCTGCTCATCAAAAAATTTATGAAGTTATGATTAAACTTCATGAAGAAGATATGCCTATTGATGAAGAGTTTATTAGAAAAAGACTTGATCAAAAGGAAGTTGATGATTCTATTTTAATAGAAATACTTTCAGCAAACCCAATCACAAATACAATTGCTTATGTAAGAGAAATAAAAGATGGTTCAATAAAAAGAGAGCTATCAACTCTAGCAACTACTATTAAAAAAGTAGCAATCGAAGAAGAAATACCTGCAAATGATGCTTTAGATACTATCCAAGGTGAGTTATATAAAATCTCAACAGATAGTGCTACAACAGAACTAAAAGATATGGAACATATCACAAGTGACACTCTTTCATATATAAAAAGAATGAAAGAACTTGGGAATACACACTTAATAGGTGAAACAACAGGTTTTGATGCACTAGATAGAAGAACAACAGGACTAAATGAAGGTGATTTAGTAATCATCGCTGCTAGGCCTGCGATGGGTAAGTGTTTAGCAAAAGGCACAAAAGTTTTAATGTATGATGGTTCTTTAAAAAATGTAGAAGATGTAAAAGTTGGAGATAAGTTAATGGGAGATGATTCTCATCCTCGAAATGTACTTTCAACTACAACTGGTAAAGAACAAATGTATTGGGTTCGACAGAATAAAGGAATTGATTATAGAGTTAATGAATCTCATATATTATCTTTAAAAAGAAGTCGTACAGAAGGACCACATAAAAATGGTGATATTTTAAATATAAATGTAAAAGAGTATTTAGAAAAAAGCGATAAGTTTAAAAGTAACTATAAAGGTTATAAAGTTCCAGTTGATTTTAAAGAGAATGATACTGTTTTAGATCCATATTTCTTAGGTTTATGGTTAGGTGATGGAGCAAGTAGAAAGCCAGCTATTTATACAGAAGACAAAGAGATTATAGATTATTTAGATTTTTATGCAAAAAGTTTAAACTTAAAATTGAAAGAATATATAGCAGAGGGTAAATGCCCTGAGTATTCAATAAGAAATGAGGGTAAAGTAGATGGCAAAACAACTTTTTCTTTAGAAGGACTTTTGAGAAAAGAAAACTTGCTTGAAAATAAACATATCCCTAAAAACTATTTAATTAATTCAAAACAAAAAAGATTAGAACTTTTAGCTGGACTTTTAGATAGTGATGGTCATTATGACAAAGCTGCTAATGGCTTTGAAATAACTCAAAAAGATGAGTCTTTAGCAAAAGATATTAAGTTTTTATGTGATTCTTTGGGATTTAGAACTTCTCTTATTGAAAAAGAAGCATCAATAAAAGATATTGACTATAAATGTCAAGTTTTTAGAGTAAGAATATTTGGAAATATTGATATTATTCCTACAAAAATTGAAAGAAAAAAAGCTAAAGAGTGGACTTGCAATAGAACATGGAATCAAACAGGAATAACTATCGAAAAAGATATAGTTGATGATTACTATGGTTTTGAGATAGATGGTAATAAACTATTCCTTTTAGAAGATATGACAGTTACTCATAATACTGCCGTTGTTTTAAATATGGCTTTAGCTAATGTTGAAGCTAATAGAGGTGTGATTTTTTTCTCACTTGAAATGCCTGCAGAGCAACTAATGCTTAGAATGCTTGCAGCTAAAACTTCTATTCCTTTACAAAATTTAAGAAAAGGTGATTTAGATGATAATCAATGGTCAAATTTGAGTTCGGCTTTTGATGATTTAAATACTAAGAAACTTTTTGTTGATGATGGTGGTAGTATTAATATTAACCAATTAAGAGCAAGAGTACGTAAACTTGCACAAAATGATGATAATAATATTTCAATGGTTGTTATTGACTACTTGCAACTTATGCAAGGTACTGGAAATAAAGATAGACACCAAGAAGTTTCTGATATTTCAAGGGGTCTTAAAATGCTTGCAAGGGAAATGAAAATACCTATTGTTGCACTTTCTCAGTTAAATAGGGGACTTGAAAACAGGCCTGATAAAAGACCTATGTTATCAGACTTAAGAGAGTCTGGGGCTATTGAGCAGGATGCTGATATTATTATGTTTGTATATAGAGATGATGTATATAAACAAAGAGATGAAGCTAGAAAAGAAAAAGAAGCAAAAGATAAAGGTGAAGAATACAAATCTAATTTTGTTGATAAGCCAGTTGAGGAAGCAGAAATCATCATAGGTAAACAAAGAAATGGACCTATTGGTACTGTAAAACTTGACTTCCATAAAGCCCTTACTAAGTTTGTGGATAAACCTGATGATAGTCATCACCATGGAGCACCTGTAGAAGTTGTATTTGAAAATGTAGCTGATACAGAAAAAGAGACAAACATGGATATGCCAGATATTTTATAA
- a CDS encoding prepilin-type N-terminal cleavage/methylation domain-containing protein, producing the protein MKNGFSLLELIFAILIIGIIASVAVPKFIDSKDEALASTIKRDIVSATTAIQSYAMLDSSLTNIDTAIVLSKTNWTVTAGKAVFNDATNKACITIEIKDASNVKSLVIDIDETSTDSVCEKLEDDYDIEDVTYKL; encoded by the coding sequence ATGAAAAATGGTTTTTCACTACTTGAATTAATATTTGCGATTTTAATCATAGGGATTATTGCCTCTGTTGCTGTACCAAAGTTTATTGACTCAAAAGATGAAGCTTTGGCTTCTACTATAAAAAGAGACATAGTAAGTGCTACTACAGCTATTCAAAGTTATGCTATGCTTGATAGTAGTTTGACTAATATTGATACTGCTATAGTATTGAGCAAAACAAACTGGACAGTTACAGCAGGAAAAGCAGTTTTTAATGATGCTACTAATAAAGCTTGCATTACTATAGAAATCAAAGATGCAAGTAATGTAAAAAGTTTAGTTATTGATATTGATGAAACTTCAACTGATTCTGTTTGTGAAAAGTTGGAAGATGATTATGATATCGAAGATGTAACTTATAAATTATAA
- the ispG gene encoding flavodoxin-dependent (E)-4-hydroxy-3-methylbut-2-enyl-diphosphate synthase: MIKRYPTKQIKVGNVLVGGDAPIPVQSMTFTKTSDVAATVEQIRALHFAGADIVRVAVPDMDAANALKDIKSQVDLPLVADIHFKYKLALKAAEVVDCIRINPGNIGDKKRVAEVVKACQERQIPIRIGVNSGSLEKQFEDKYGQTPEGMVASADYNIKYLEDLGFTDLKVSLKASDVQRTVQAYRMLRPMNNYAFHLGVTEAGTQFHSTIKSSIALGSLLLDGIGDTLRVSMTGELEEEIKVGKAILKDVGIAKEGLNIVSCPTCGRIEADLVSAVAEIEKRTNHIKTPLDVSVMGCVVNAIGEAKSADVAIAFGKGSGLVMKRGEILARLKGDELINKFVEEVELEAQKRK, encoded by the coding sequence ATGATAAAAAGATACCCAACAAAACAAATAAAAGTAGGAAATGTACTAGTTGGTGGTGATGCACCAATTCCAGTACAATCAATGACATTTACAAAAACAAGTGATGTTGCTGCAACAGTAGAGCAAATAAGAGCTTTACACTTTGCAGGAGCTGATATTGTAAGAGTTGCAGTGCCTGATATGGATGCTGCTAATGCTTTGAAAGATATAAAAAGTCAAGTTGATTTACCTTTAGTTGCAGATATACATTTTAAATATAAACTAGCATTAAAAGCAGCAGAGGTAGTTGACTGTATTAGAATTAATCCAGGAAATATAGGTGATAAGAAAAGAGTAGCGGAGGTTGTGAAAGCTTGTCAAGAAAGACAAATTCCTATTAGAATTGGAGTTAATTCAGGTTCACTTGAAAAACAATTTGAAGATAAATATGGTCAAACACCTGAGGGAATGGTAGCAAGTGCTGATTATAATATCAAGTATTTAGAAGATTTAGGTTTTACAGATTTAAAAGTATCTCTAAAAGCTAGTGATGTTCAAAGAACAGTTCAAGCTTATAGAATGTTAAGACCTATGAATAATTATGCTTTTCATTTAGGTGTTACAGAAGCTGGAACACAGTTCCACTCTACTATAAAATCTTCAATAGCCTTAGGTTCACTTCTACTTGATGGTATAGGTGATACTTTAAGAGTTTCTATGACAGGTGAGTTAGAAGAGGAAATTAAAGTAGGAAAAGCAATCTTAAAAGATGTAGGAATTGCAAAAGAGGGATTAAATATCGTATCTTGTCCTACTTGTGGAAGAATTGAAGCTGATTTAGTAAGTGCAGTTGCAGAGATTGAGAAAAGAACAAATCATATTAAAACTCCTTTAGATGTTTCTGTTATGGGATGTGTTGTAAATGCAATTGGTGAGGCTAAAAGTGCTGACGTTGCTATTGCTTTTGGAAAAGGAAGTGGTTTAGTTATGAAAAGAGGTGAAATTCTTGCTAGGCTAAAAGGTGATGAACTTATAAATAAGTTTGTTGAAGAAGTAGAACTTGAAGCACAAAAAAGAAAATAA
- the lysS gene encoding lysine--tRNA ligase: protein MFENKYIQQRIDKADRLRDLGVNPYANNSDRNTTISKYLNVNTDIFQKEDKRDENRHYTVAGRIKFFRLMGKASFLKIEDESGILQIYVARDNLPEGFYNDIFKKNVEVGDIIEVSGYPFVTNKGELSLHVHDLKILTKSISPLPEKYHGIQDKELRYRQRYLDLIMNSQVRKTFHVRSKVISLTRRFFEDKGFLEVETPMMHPIAGGANAKPFTTHHNALNVDRFLRIAPELYLKRCIVGGFEAVFEINRCFRNEGMDATHNPEFTSIEFYWAYKTYKDLIELTKEYFEYLFEHLDLPTTLPYGELEIDFTKFSEVPLIESLTSIGGVPADITEDKDKIIAFMKEKNLDVNEAMNLGQLQGELFDEYVEDKLINPTFITEYPVEISPLARRNDEKPHLTDRFELFIAGKEIANAFSELNDPLDQLGRFEGQMAAKESGGDDEAHEMDEDFVNALSYGMAPCAGQGIGMDRLVMMLTNEHSIRDVLLFPAMKPIKHEIDLHGEEED, encoded by the coding sequence TTGTTTGAAAATAAATATATACAACAAAGAATTGATAAAGCAGATAGATTAAGAGATTTAGGTGTTAATCCATACGCAAATAATAGTGATAGAAATACGACAATTAGTAAATATTTAAATGTTAATACAGATATTTTTCAAAAAGAAGATAAAAGAGATGAAAATAGACACTATACAGTTGCAGGAAGAATTAAATTTTTCAGACTTATGGGTAAAGCATCATTTTTAAAAATCGAAGATGAATCAGGAATATTACAAATTTATGTAGCAAGAGACAATTTACCAGAAGGTTTCTACAATGACATTTTCAAGAAAAATGTAGAAGTTGGTGATATTATTGAAGTAAGTGGTTACCCTTTTGTTACAAATAAAGGTGAGTTATCACTGCATGTACATGATTTAAAAATTCTTACTAAATCTATCTCTCCATTACCTGAAAAATACCATGGTATTCAAGATAAGGAGTTAAGATATAGACAAAGATATTTAGACTTAATCATGAACTCACAAGTTAGAAAAACTTTCCATGTAAGATCAAAAGTTATCTCACTTACAAGAAGATTCTTTGAAGATAAAGGTTTCTTAGAAGTTGAAACTCCTATGATGCACCCAATTGCAGGTGGAGCAAATGCTAAACCATTCACGACTCATCACAATGCCTTAAATGTAGATAGATTTTTAAGAATTGCACCTGAGTTATACTTAAAAAGATGTATTGTTGGTGGATTTGAAGCTGTATTTGAAATAAATAGATGTTTTAGAAATGAAGGAATGGATGCTACACATAATCCTGAATTTACTTCTATTGAGTTTTACTGGGCTTATAAAACGTATAAAGACTTAATTGAACTTACAAAAGAGTACTTTGAGTATTTATTTGAACACTTAGATTTACCTACAACTTTACCTTATGGTGAACTTGAAATTGACTTCACTAAATTTAGCGAAGTTCCTTTAATTGAATCACTTACAAGTATTGGTGGAGTTCCAGCTGATATTACAGAAGATAAAGACAAAATTATTGCCTTTATGAAAGAGAAAAACTTAGATGTAAATGAAGCTATGAATTTAGGTCAATTACAAGGTGAGCTATTTGATGAATATGTAGAAGATAAACTTATCAACCCTACTTTCATTACAGAATATCCAGTTGAAATCTCACCACTTGCTAGAAGAAATGATGAAAAACCACATTTAACTGATAGATTTGAGTTATTTATCGCAGGTAAAGAAATTGCAAATGCCTTCTCTGAGCTTAATGATCCATTAGATCAACTAGGAAGATTTGAAGGACAAATGGCTGCAAAAGAATCTGGTGGAGATGATGAAGCACATGAAATGGATGAAGACTTTGTAAATGCCTTATCATATGGAATGGCTCCATGTGCTGGACAAGGTATTGGTATGGATAGATTAGTAATGATGCTTACAAATGAGCACTCTATTAGAGATGTACTATTATTCCCAGCAATGAAACCAATCAAACATGAAATTGATCTTCATGGAGAAGAGGAAGATTAA
- a CDS encoding CvpA family protein, producing MQEFTIFDMVILGITLVLGLKGLFRGLIKEVFGIIGIIGAIFVASRISENIGDLIAPILALENETTIKLIGFIVALIGFWILVYLLGMIISKIFSASGLGIVDRIFGFIFGAGKVFLIFSVIAYALYQVESFKKAIDDKTAGSVVMPHLVSVGSYIIKLDTTKITDSVGGAVDKVVETTKEATSTETKPTSQKVQEALENTKNEVSKTVEDTVNDVKKSVEQEVINKVEQQLEDTKTATQKQIDTVKEKLNSIANTQENKEENN from the coding sequence ATGCAAGAGTTTACTATTTTTGATATGGTAATACTTGGTATTACTTTAGTGTTAGGACTTAAAGGGCTTTTTAGAGGTCTAATCAAAGAAGTTTTTGGAATTATTGGGATAATTGGTGCAATTTTTGTTGCTTCAAGAATATCTGAAAATATTGGAGATTTAATAGCTCCTATTTTAGCTTTAGAAAATGAAACAACTATTAAATTAATAGGTTTTATTGTTGCATTAATTGGATTTTGGATTCTTGTTTACTTATTAGGAATGATTATAAGCAAAATCTTTAGTGCAAGTGGATTAGGTATAGTTGATAGAATTTTTGGATTTATATTTGGTGCAGGTAAGGTATTTTTAATTTTCTCTGTTATTGCTTATGCATTATATCAAGTAGAATCATTTAAAAAAGCAATTGATGATAAAACAGCAGGTTCTGTTGTAATGCCTCATTTAGTTAGTGTTGGTTCATATATTATAAAACTAGATACTACTAAAATCACTGATTCAGTAGGTGGTGCAGTTGATAAAGTAGTTGAGACTACAAAAGAAGCTACATCAACAGAAACTAAACCAACTTCACAAAAAGTTCAAGAAGCTTTAGAAAATACAAAAAATGAAGTAAGTAAAACAGTTGAAGATACAGTAAATGATGTTAAAAAATCAGTTGAACAAGAAGTTATCAATAAAGTTGAACAACAACTTGAAGATACAAAAACTGCAACACAAAAGCAAATTGATACTGTAAAAGAAAAACTTAATAGCATAGCAAATACACAAGAAAATAAAGAAGAAAATAACTAA
- a CDS encoding Wzz/FepE/Etk N-terminal domain-containing protein, producing the protein MSEKLSVNEQASYIEEDEIDLRELFNTILKYKYKILLFVFVITTITFVYVLSIPNSYKSSVVLSPQSEQKSVGGGLSSLASLAGVSLGGGSSKDPAVMMQTVLGDYSFNEMMVEKYNLTSKLENQENLVFALGLDSVYNMFNSKDEDEQDTRSKEEKVYSTINSLKEILSVSADKKSGLITLSAELQDRYLAKELVDIYLKEIVDKVRTSDMKEIDEQIKYYNKELSSTYDVSLKEQLSKSLSGLYQKKVFSQANDYYFVSKVVDSRVSYIKEKSKPKRALILVVSFVTSFILGIFLVFFYEFIRSEKTDELKNS; encoded by the coding sequence ATGAGTGAAAAGCTTAGTGTAAATGAACAAGCTTCATATATAGAAGAAGATGAAATAGATTTAAGAGAGCTTTTTAATACTATCTTAAAATACAAATACAAGATACTATTATTTGTATTTGTGATTACAACTATTACTTTTGTGTATGTTTTAAGTATACCAAACTCATATAAGTCAAGTGTAGTTTTATCTCCTCAAAGTGAACAAAAATCAGTTGGAGGAGGTCTTTCATCTTTAGCTTCACTAGCTGGAGTTAGTCTTGGTGGTGGAAGTTCAAAAGATCCAGCTGTGATGATGCAAACAGTACTAGGGGATTATAGTTTTAATGAAATGATGGTAGAAAAATACAATCTTACTTCAAAACTAGAAAATCAAGAAAATTTAGTTTTTGCTTTAGGTCTTGATAGTGTTTATAATATGTTTAATTCAAAAGATGAAGATGAACAAGATACTAGATCAAAAGAAGAAAAAGTATATTCGACTATAAATAGTTTGAAAGAAATTTTATCTGTTTCAGCTGATAAAAAATCTGGACTTATTACTTTAAGTGCTGAGCTTCAAGATAGATACTTAGCAAAAGAGCTTGTGGATATATATCTAAAAGAAATAGTAGATAAAGTAAGAACTTCTGATATGAAAGAGATAGATGAACAAATCAAGTACTACAACAAAGAGTTAAGCTCAACATATGATGTATCATTAAAAGAACAACTTAGTAAATCTCTATCAGGTTTATATCAAAAGAAAGTGTTCTCACAAGCAAATGACTATTACTTTGTATCAAAAGTAGTAGATAGTAGGGTCTCTTATATAAAAGAAAAGAGTAAACCAAAAAGAGCTTTAATACTTGTAGTTTCATTCGTAACTTCATTTATTCTTGGAATATTTTTAGTGTTTTTCTATGAGTTTATAAGAAGTGAAAAAACAGATGAACTTAAAAACTCTTAG
- a CDS encoding polysaccharide biosynthesis/export family protein: MRIIYSLLLVCSVLFSATLTPTQLELAKAAGYSEADIKKELSKKQNTENEVQKEQKVENDVVLDEKGIQKEELKSEDKKLERFASLFFNNKNKLNPYSIPTPSNYSLNHGDKISLKIYGGTNEDFVLDVNKDGNINIPQVKELKVIGLNFQEAKKLIKEETKKAYPNSTNILVDISEFSSIQVTISGLVNAPGLYNLSSFSTIKDALISSGGILENGSYRNILLKRAGKVYKSFDLYSLVRYGDASSDTILKNGDIILVKPISKEIKLTGDVNYNAIFELKKGESFRTLFNFAAGFKAKANQNAISLKRYENDTIKVYTLSKEKLYKFTPKNGDEINVYSTSILGANLVKISGNIVAPSEKELPSDKKLSTLLQNELNQFGENGYFKKDTNYNFAVIKNDNNIKSFNLQKVLDKKEDHIIKAGDIITIYKNSDLKEKPYIYAKGEVVDNSKRKYEFYEGMSVSDLFGLVKFNSEVFDDEVRKSVRVDKTKVQITRLDNNQKSTFLVNLSENKNFKLKKYDEVRFFDFSAVNDKMTAIIKGEVFIPGTYDINENTTINDIVNISGGLTKKALKARFEVVRYYTEDYERKRKVLALDMNKALNLKIKIFSDDEITIFPIANWNDKKYVNIKGLVRYPGKYAIEEGEKLSSVILRAGGFLPNAFVEGAVFTREEVRELQEKRLQETLDRLGNQVLKASTSSENLGEEKDETAKKLQAIKQLENEAKRNKPIGRVSLNLYYDLNRFKKSPYDIALKDEDTLYIPSISDTVSVVGEVLNQNTFVFNDDLNTDDYLSKAGGVTELANEDYIYIVKANGETVKYESSYFWGNDKEIFKGDTIVVPMEFDMFSDMKFAKDVSSILYQFAITAASLKTVGGI, from the coding sequence ATGAGGATTATATATAGTTTACTACTTGTATGTAGTGTGTTATTCTCCGCTACATTAACACCTACTCAATTAGAATTGGCTAAAGCTGCTGGCTACAGTGAAGCTGATATAAAAAAAGAGTTATCTAAAAAACAGAACACAGAAAACGAAGTTCAAAAAGAACAGAAGGTAGAAAATGATGTTGTTTTAGATGAAAAAGGTATTCAAAAAGAAGAGTTAAAATCAGAAGATAAAAAACTAGAAAGATTTGCTTCTCTATTTTTCAACAACAAAAATAAACTAAACCCATATAGTATTCCAACTCCATCAAATTATAGTTTAAATCATGGAGATAAAATATCACTTAAAATCTACGGTGGAACAAATGAAGATTTTGTTTTAGATGTAAATAAAGATGGTAATATAAATATTCCTCAAGTAAAAGAGCTTAAAGTAATAGGTCTAAATTTTCAAGAAGCAAAAAAGCTTATCAAAGAAGAGACTAAAAAAGCTTACCCAAATAGTACAAATATTTTAGTTGATATATCAGAATTCTCATCTATTCAAGTTACTATTTCAGGACTTGTAAATGCTCCTGGTCTTTATAACCTTTCTTCTTTTTCTACTATAAAAGATGCACTTATTTCAAGTGGAGGTATTTTAGAAAATGGTTCATATAGAAATATCCTACTTAAAAGAGCAGGTAAGGTGTATAAGTCATTTGATTTATATTCACTTGTAAGATATGGTGATGCAAGTAGTGATACCATTTTAAAAAATGGTGACATTATTTTAGTTAAACCTATTAGTAAAGAGATTAAGCTTACAGGTGATGTAAACTACAATGCAATTTTTGAACTTAAAAAAGGCGAAAGTTTTAGGACACTATTTAACTTTGCAGCTGGTTTTAAAGCAAAAGCAAACCAAAATGCAATAAGTCTTAAAAGATATGAAAATGATACTATAAAAGTATATACATTAAGTAAAGAAAAACTATATAAATTTACTCCAAAAAATGGAGATGAAATCAATGTATATTCTACAAGTATTTTAGGTGCAAACCTAGTAAAAATTTCAGGAAATATCGTAGCACCAAGTGAAAAAGAACTTCCCTCTGATAAAAAGCTTTCAACACTTCTTCAAAATGAATTAAATCAGTTTGGAGAAAATGGATACTTTAAAAAAGATACAAATTATAACTTTGCAGTTATTAAAAATGACAATAATATCAAAAGTTTCAATCTTCAAAAAGTACTAGATAAAAAAGAAGATCATATTATCAAAGCAGGTGATATTATCACTATTTACAAAAATTCAGATTTAAAAGAAAAACCTTATATTTATGCAAAAGGTGAAGTAGTAGATAATAGTAAAAGAAAATATGAATTTTATGAAGGTATGAGTGTATCTGATCTTTTTGGACTTGTGAAGTTTAATAGTGAAGTATTTGATGATGAAGTGCGAAAATCTGTAAGAGTGGATAAAACAAAAGTTCAAATTACAAGACTTGATAATAATCAAAAATCAACATTTTTAGTAAACTTAAGTGAAAACAAAAACTTTAAACTTAAGAAATATGATGAAGTAAGATTCTTTGATTTCTCCGCTGTAAATGATAAAATGACAGCAATCATAAAAGGTGAAGTATTTATCCCTGGAACTTATGACATAAATGAAAATACAACTATAAATGACATAGTAAATATATCAGGTGGACTTACAAAAAAAGCTTTAAAAGCTAGATTTGAGGTTGTTAGATACTATACAGAAGACTATGAGAGAAAAAGAAAAGTCTTAGCTTTAGATATGAACAAAGCATTAAACTTAAAAATAAAAATCTTCTCAGATGATGAAATCACTATCTTCCCAATAGCAAACTGGAATGATAAAAAATATGTAAATATCAAAGGACTAGTTAGATACCCAGGTAAATACGCAATAGAAGAGGGTGAAAAACTATCAAGTGTGATTTTAAGAGCTGGTGGTTTCTTGCCAAATGCCTTTGTGGAAGGTGCTGTATTTACAAGAGAAGAGGTTAGAGAACTTCAAGAAAAAAGACTTCAAGAAACACTTGATAGACTTGGGAATCAAGTACTGAAAGCAAGCACTTCAAGTGAGAATTTAGGTGAAGAAAAAGATGAAACAGCAAAAAAACTTCAAGCTATAAAACAGCTAGAAAATGAAGCAAAAAGAAATAAACCTATAGGAAGAGTATCTTTAAATCTATATTATGATCTAAATAGATTTAAAAAATCACCTTATGATATAGCACTAAAAGATGAAGATACTTTATATATTCCATCAATTAGTGATACGGTATCTGTTGTAGGTGAGGTTTTAAATCAAAATACCTTTGTATTTAATGATGACTTAAATACTGATGATTATTTATCAAAAGCAGGTGGTGTAACTGAGCTTGCAAATGAAGATTATATATACATAGTAAAAGCAAATGGTGAAACAGTAAAATATGAGTCAAGCTACTTTTGGGGTAATGACAAAGAGATATTCAAAGGTGATACAATAGTTGTACCTATGGAGTTTGATATGTTCTCTGATATGAAGTTTGCAAAAGATGTATCAAGTATACTTTATCAGTTTGCTATTACAGCGGCTTCTCTTAAAACTGTAGGTGGTATATAG